In one window of Carcharodon carcharias isolate sCarCar2 chromosome 14, sCarCar2.pri, whole genome shotgun sequence DNA:
- the LOC121287081 gene encoding ras-related protein Rab-11B, protein MGTRDDEYDYLFKVVLIGDSGVGKSNLLSRFTRNEFNLESKSTIGVEFATRSIQVDGKTIKAQIWDTAGQERYRAITSAYYRGAVGALLVYDIAKHLTYENVERWLKELRDHADNNIVIMLVGNKSDLRHLRAVPTDEARAFAEKNNLSFIETSALDSTNVEEAFKNILTEIYRIVSQKQISDRSAHDESPGNNVVDISVPPTTDGQKSNKLQCCQNM, encoded by the exons ATGGGAACTAGAGATGATGAGTACGATTACCTCTTTAAAG TTGTGTTGATTGGAGACTCTGGGGTTGGAAAGAGCAATCTCCTATCGAGATTCACACGTAACGAGTTTAATCTGGAGAGTAAGAGCACCATTGGAGTGGAGTTTGCCACCAGGAGTATCCAGGTAGATGGAAAGACAATTAAAGCACAGATCTGGGACACGGCAGGACAGGAGCGATACCGTGCCATCACTTCAGC GTACTACCGTGGGGCTGTTGGCGCTCTGCTTGTTTACGATATTGCCAAACATCTAACCTATGAGAATGTCGAGCGGTGGCTGAAGGAGTTGCGTGATCATGCTGATAACAACATAGTCATCATGCTGGTCGGAAACAAGAGTGACCTCCGTCATCTGAGAGCTGTTCCAACAGATGAGGCGCGGGCCTTCGCTG AAAAGAACAATCTATCATTTATCGAAACATCTGCACTGGATTCAACGAATGTAGAAGAAGCATTTAAAAACATTCTTACAG AAATTTACCGCATAGTTTCGCAGAAGCAGATTTCAGATCGATCGGCTCATGACGAATCACCTGGTAACAATGTGGTAGACATCAGTGTACCCCCAACAACTGATGGGCAGAAATCTAATAAACTGCAGTGTTGCCAGAACATGTGA